ttaacccagtccttagctattgttttcgatacaaaatcgttgctaaggaatagtttaagtaatcattaaatgtctctgagggCGGCAATAAGAgtgataagtgtgggagagccatgcttcggcacgaatgggtcggctcgaccggagtgataccacggccgagcagaaaaccgacgtgaaacaacgcttgcgttgtatgagtgagcttaccggaggcccaattaccaccatTCCCAATTtaccaaatccccgattccccaacaacccgttggattaaattcctaatccccaaaaggccggcaacgcacttgtaacgcctctggtgtttcaggtgtccatgggcgaccaccatcaagtgatacgtatgctcgtttactggcttataccataaaaaatgcataatagctacctaattaatacttaaatgtCTGTTTATTCCTTTATGTAAAAGTAAgtgaaataatacattaaaaaggACAATCATTACATAAAACTCATAACTACACAtgacaaacaaaattaactcTTATCACTTACAcattaaagttaatattaaaactacagACAGTAGCACAGACAAGAATGCTACTCGATTGATCTTTTTTTCGCACCAACAATCACTCATTCAGCCTATCAGTGTTGCCAACTAATAAATTCCTTGACCAACTAGTTGCTATGCTCTTAAAGTGTGGAGTATAGACATATGGAGTACTATCATATTCGGGAATCAATTTTAATGCTGTCACAGGATTCTCAATTTCTGTATTCCCTCTAGTAAGCTCTAGCTTATAtctatatagaatagaattaggcgttactttgcggaaatccatgttacactaacaatacaataaatcttttggtttttattccgcttgtaaatgtattttcagccgacccggagctgcagactgtctagcgggtttaccggggctccggctcgaaaagcaggagtaggaacggggtggtttttagtcagtaagaggctgattCTTCTTCTCACCttgcccaagacgagagaagttattggatgattttgtcccctcaaaaaaactaCTACAAGGGATAGGCCTCCtcggcacattacggcaagtaatgccgctatacattgtacacccacttttcatcatttgtattataagtcccatgtaatagagagtgagTCTATGGCcctatactgggcacaattccagactccatgctacaactgagaaattttggaataTCAAAAAAACTActgcaaagaaataaaaaaaatcacgctAAAACAGTACTCCATAAGTTTATACTCCATGTGTCAGATTTAAATTGACGATCAATAATGTCGCCCGACAGTCATTCAGCGATGATTACTAagatttattattcaatttatgattggtcgagtggttgagtggtcgcaagtgcagcAGTCGAACTCAGGTTTTAggttagatattattatatttgcaagTAAAATACGTGTATTTAAAAGAACCATTTATAGTTTGCCCATTTTTTtgaatttgtaatgttttatgtttgtacttaatttctttaaattgtttttaatgtttaattccttaattatactttttatttgaacagtctaaaaattatgtttttgatccggagctgcggactacctagcgggtttatcggggctccgggtcgaaaagcagtaataggaacggggtggtttttagttagtacgtagtctgacactccctctcgcctcgtccaagacaggagaagccattggatgatgtccccccctcaaaaaaaagcatagCCACATCTACCTAGTggatttaccggagctccggtttaaaaagcaggagtaggatcagggtggtttttagtcaataagagtttgcCACTCCCTCCCCCCTTAAACCAAAAAAAGAATAGCCACATTGAACTTCTCtgggtggaaaagcaaccttattaagttttataaattgaCATTGATATGTCCAAAACGTGACCAAACAATTTCATCACATGCGcgcattattttaaattgatttgacattgacaggCCGCCATATTGAAAGACTATCGCTAACCCATTAAAGACTTATTACAGAGAATTCTTTCATCTgaaatttgtttgtattattccgTCAATTTTTATTAGCTGAAGCACGCAAGGACGATTTAagagtttattattattgctagATGTTGCCTGCGGTTTCggtcgcgttaagaagtatttttattaatatactgcttcgttggacgagtggtcgcaagggcgattgctggacaaggggtctcgggttcgattcccgaattaTTGGGGCGTTTcggtttttttcgaaaaattttgtTTGCGAATAAGGGTATTTTACTCTGAAATGATAGAGATTTATAAGGATGTACTCAAATCTCAACGCATACGGCATTAATGCGAAGGAATGTCAGAGGTTTGCTATTCACCGACAGTCTTGGCGCATTGCTGTCAGTGAAAATGTTAAAGCGTACGAAAATCAGCGCTTAGATATGTTAGACGTAAAGCGTCAACTACGTAAAGACTGACCGAAGCCCTCCTAGGCCTCTTAAAGTTCGAATGAAGAATCTCCTCGTTTTTGGAAACCTAAGCATATTTACACATACTACTCTGCCGGCCAGCTTTACTGCCCTAACTGTGAtcggatttttaaaaccaaGTTCGGTCTGGCCAGTCACGTCAGGGCCCAAGACAGGAAATTGCTTATGTAAGGTCACCGGTACCAAAATCGGTAAGGAGGACTATAAAGATCGAATGAAGAATCTCCTCGTTATTGGGAAGTcagttaaaataaacacattgcaACAGAAACCTTAATTTTTATTCGGGAATAAATCACCAGCTCGCCTCGCGCCTACGACGAAACCCTCCCACGTTTCTTGGCAAACCTGTTTAATGAGTGATGGCTCCAAATGGAAGCCCTTATCTGTGTCAGAAAGACCAGGTAACTCAAAGGCGTAGGCTAAAGGCACCCCAATAGAATGAGCGTAATCAGTCGAAGCACCAGTCGAGCGATACATGATCTGAGCAATATTTCCGACATCGTACCTTGGGAAATATGGCAGAGCGTTACTGTCGATAGCAGCGGCCATGGCTTTCCCTACACTGTAGAGATCTCCAGCATTATAGGATAGAGTCCCATCATATCCCCATGGATACATGATCACACTACCGAAACTATGTAGACTGATGTAAAGGGCTACTCGAGCCAAGTTCTCTTGTAATATGTCCCTGATGACTCTGGTTTCTGGCTCGGAGAAGGCGTGAGTGCCTTGGAAGGTCTCTTCGCAATTATCGGTGTATGTTTCATCTGCTGTGTGTGTGTTGAATTTGATGTCGAAATTCCTGTTCAGGTCTACGCCTCGGCATACGAAACTGACTGGATGGTCATCAAAAGAACGGTTCTTGCGCCAAAAACGATCCTATGGGGAAAAAGAATAAGAACATATAGACGACTGTGGCCATCTGACTGTAGTTCGGACGAATCGCGAatataaatgtgggagagccatgctttggcactgcTGGACCgtctcaaccggagtgataccacggccgagcagaaaaccgacgtgaggttaccgaagggtCCAatttagtttcgagtcatagagggactctagGCGCGGCGAGGTCTCGCAGCCTACTGACGTGAtggtttagggaacagcgagtaaagttccctaaaaaaAGGAGGATCATCccaccaggcgaggtgatcagcctggcgggctttctgcccaactgtagttcgttgggattttctatccgtgttaattcgcatgtaaacttcatatgtgcgatgcaggatattgtTTTGCTTGTctatagtctatgtgcgacttccgacatctgtcacttgttacttgttatTTGTCAATGTGCCACCACAATGGCTACTGACCTACCgtgctgcgcgacgtcgccgcgtttgcgcacgctgctcatgatgaatcTAATTCTGCCCTTATCTACagttattatacaatatttccTTTATTTAGAAGTGAAATAAAGCATTACTTACATAATCAAAACTGTACTTGTATCCATCAGGATTGGCAATGGGCACGAGGATCCAGTCGAACCTGTCCAGCAGGTCAGGTTCAGTCACATTTTCCACCAGCTTGTGTATGGCCCAAGCAACAGTGGGTGCCGTGATCCACTCCCTGGCGTGAATAGTTCCATCTATGACCACGACTGGTTTGGTCTTGTCTTCGAAGTTCGTGGTGGAAATCTTTATATATTCAATTGAGTTGTTATTGAAGGAATAACCTCCAGTAACTACGGTGGCAATTTTAGGATATCTCTTTGCTATATAGTCCAGGTAATCTTCGAactgtagaaaataaaataaacgtaaaaccgacgtgaaacaacgcttgcgtttcgtgagtgaggtaaccggaggcccaattacactcctttcctaatcttctcaataccagattccccaacatcacttaaattcctatccccaaaagccggcaacgcacttgtaacgcctctggcgttttGGCTGTCcctgggcggcggcgattgcttaccatcagatgatctgtctgctcgttcaGCTACTGAAGATGCAGTGCGCGGAGTAACGCGCGTGGCGACGGAGGCGcagatctgatggctctttgaagcgtgCGCCGAACGCGACgcaccgtacgcacgggtctggttctggtcgggcggcaagctacccttgctcgcattcgcagacccgtacttacggtgACCGGAGATCATCGTGCGATCCCCGATGTCCGGAGTGTCTCTTACGGCAGCCGGGGCGTGATGAATACAAGGTCTTACCACTTGAAGGTCGTGGTAGTTATAGAAGGATAGTTGATGGTGGCTTTTGTTCCTCGGTGCTGTGGCTCTTTTCATTGCTTGTATGAGCTGGTCATCGTAGTCCAGTTTTCTGTTAATATGGAAAtactttgaataatttatttatttaatctttaatttacagaacacaataaaatagttgtacataaggcgaacttaatgccgtatggcattctctaccataGAAATAAGTCAAAAAGTCAAGTTCAAATTagagattaattattattttatcagctcacgtaactgtttgacgaggaactcgactagtttcaagcgtttcaagccatgttatacaacgcggcgactgtcgcgctgatACTGGACCAGTCGTCGCCTAAGTCTGAAAAGatgctgaaaaccgtatcaaaatcggttcagccaaacttgagataatcacgcacaaacatacagaaCAAtctgagaacctctttttttttgaagtcgataaataaaagcttgtaattgctacatgaaaaaagtaaaaaataatttatttttcgtacTTACCTCTTCACATTATCAACGTGGATCCTATACGCTATGCCTTCAGCATCCAACTCCTTGACAAATGCAGCCTGATGCTGTGGCTTCACCAGCACCACACCCTCGCGACCTTTGGCTGGGTGGCTCAAGAAGTCCAGCTCATACATCTGCTCCATAGGACCTAAGGCCTTGGACTGGACAGCGGTAGACAGTTTGATGTAATAGGATTTCCATCTGCAAGAACAATTGAAATTGTAGACTTTTAAAGTCTAGGAGAGtcacgcttcggcacgaatgggccgactcgaccggagtgataccacggcctcacagaaaaccgacgtgaaacaacgcttgtattgtgtgagtgaggttaccggaggcccgattaccccCTTACCAaaatttctaatccccaaaaggccggcaacgctcctgtaacgcctctggtgtttcggttgcccatgggcggcagcgattgcttacgatcaggtgatccgtctgctcgttaatcGCCCTTcacaataaaaatttaattattttgattttatttcatacaatcGAATATCTAAGAATAAAAATTGATAGGTTTAAGTAACAATGAGCTGTTGTTACCACAGATGAAGCTCAGTAgagctaatgcctgatccggaactgcggactacctagcggatttaccggggctccagctcaaataGCAGAAACGGGGTATTTTTAgccaataagagtctgacactccctctcgcttcacccaaggtgagacaagtcattggatgattttcccccttgaaAAAAGGGGGTTAGGAAATACATTATAAAGTAAACAGTTATACAAACCCTATATATTTCTCGTGTTTGCTAGAAGCCACTGATAGTATACCGATGAACACAAACCACTTCATATTCGGcaattaacataaattatttctgAACAGTCAGTTTTATGCGAACAATTATCAAAGTATCAGTTAGTAAGTTCATCTTATAATcactattttactttttttatggaacaagccggtaaacgtgcagacggatcacctgatggtaagcaatcgccgccgcccatggacacccgaaactcccGTTGCAAGTGTATTGCCGGTCTTtatggggttaggaatttaagggttgttagggaatcgtggattgggtAGGCGGGTAATTAGGCTTCCGGTttcctcactcacataacgcaaacgttgtttcacgtcggttttctgctcggccgtgatATCATtttggtcgagccggcccattcgtgccgaagcatggctctccaacacttaaagaataaataagatTGTTCATCTTATAATCACTACTTTACTTACTAAACTCTGCTATAATACCAATATTTTTGGAGTATAAGAGAGCAATGCTTTGCCATAAATGTGCCGGTTCGACCAGAgtgacggcctcacagaaaaccgacgtgaaaacgAGCGTTATGTTTCGAAGAATATActgttaagatttatttttacacacaCAGGTACTAGTAATAACTCGTGGATGAGTTACTAACAATGAAAAACGTACACACACTACCAGAAGGATATTAAAACATGCACCTGGAAAGAATAGTCCGTAAGCCAGGcactattttttttagtttgactGAAAGCAgaaggaacaggatggtttttaatttagtcagtaagagcctgacattCCCCCTCGTCTCACCCAgtgcgagagaagtaattggatgattttcctccctcaaaaaaggggaagaatatggtctagaataactgATTGGCTACTGTTTATCCAACAAAAACATGGGCGAAGACTGACAGAAGGTAGGAGCACTATAATTGTGATCTTGGGATTAATTAATGTTACTTGTCTTGAGAAAAACTATTGGTTGAGAAAATATGTCGCTAGCTCATGGGCTATACATGCAAATTGCAAGTGAGATAGAACGTCTAATCTCAAACGAGAAAAAGAGACAAATATAAGCTCTCTAGTCTCGCTTGCTTGcaaaagataattatttacattttatgctTGTTTCGAGTAAATTAATTCGTTTAAAATTTGCAAATCTTATTGGGTATTctgtaactttttttaatcattCGTTTGCGCACGCTGTGAAAATAGttatgctgtgaaactatgtgaccgtttccactgatactaagctaagtagctttgcgagtaagatgcgcagctcgtgTATGCGATGCATCGATAGTAttgaagccatccatagtacgcatctttccgtataaagGAGGCCGTTGTCGCCAGTtcaaagctatgtgtaccaatgaattatgattggtggaagctaaacgcatccacagcaacgtagcatagcacataagctaggttttttatatgaaaagatgcgtggtAAGTATCAATGCGTGCTACACTAGTTTTTGTACTACCGATACATCGTATACAccagcttttttttaagggtggaaaatcattcaatgacttctcccgccttgggcgaggcgagagggagtgtcagactcttactgactaaaaaccatcccgttcctaatcctgcttttcgagccggaggcccggtaaacccgctaggtagtccacagctccggatcaggcatcagccctactgagccctatctgtggtgatctgatggctctttgaggcacgcgcggaatgcgacgcgccgTCCGTAGGGGGCTATGGtattcctactatcgatacatcacattcTCCAGCTGCTCATCTTCCTTGAGTAGCAACTTTGTAGCGGCGCAGCTTCGTGGTCTCGAGAGCCTCCCAAGACTCCTCGTGGTCTCTGTCTAATGCCTAATCCTCATGGTCTGATATCACCCACGGGAAGACTAGGGTTGCTCGCTGCTCAGTCTAAATATATCTCCGAGCATATTTCCTCAGCGGTCGGAACACTGCTCGCTTCAGTTGTCAGGCGCAGAATGCAGAATAGATGACATTCCTTGCATTAGAGGTAGGGCTGCCAAGAATCATATAGGTTTTATTtcactcctgtgtcgtgggtgcgtttacaaacatacaagttcacatgcaaatgacacccagacccgaaacaacaatttgtggatcacacaaagagttgctccgtgcgggaatcgaacccgctacccgttgcacggcagccagttgcccagccaccgcactaaccgtgcagtcg
This is a stretch of genomic DNA from Spodoptera frugiperda isolate SF20-4 chromosome 24, AGI-APGP_CSIRO_Sfru_2.0, whole genome shotgun sequence. It encodes these proteins:
- the LOC118278442 gene encoding carboxypeptidase B-like, translated to MKWFVFIGILSVASSKHEKYIGWKSYYIKLSTAVQSKALGPMEQMYELDFLSHPAKGREGVVLVKPQHQAAFVKELDAEGIAYRIHVDNVKRKLDYDDQLIQAMKRATAPRNKSHHQLSFYNYHDLQVFEDYLDYIAKRYPKIATVVTGGYSFNNNSIEYIKISTTNFEDKTKPVVVIDGTIHAREWITAPTVAWAIHKLVENVTEPDLLDRFDWILVPIANPDGYKYSFDYDRFWRKNRSFDDHPVSFVCRGVDLNRNFDIKFNTHTADETYTDNCEETFQGTHAFSEPETRVIRDILQENLARVALYISLHSFGSVIMYPWGYDGTLSYNAGDLYSVGKAMAAAIDSNALPYFPRYDVGNIAQIMYRSTGASTDYAHSIGVPLAYAFELPGLSDTDKGFHLEPSLIKQVCQETWEGFVVGARRAGDLFPNKN